The DNA region GGATGCGTCGGAGAGGAGTTGACGCTTCGTGTTCGGGCTGTTGATGTCCAGGTTGACCTTGAACTCGAATCAGTCACTAGTTGGAGACCAGTGAATCCCAAGTGCCTTGACCGACGCTGTCACGTTCGTGAACTCAACAGGGACTGGTCCCTGTCGGCTGTCTGCGATGTTCTCCAGCAGCTCGGGTGCGTTGGAGGACCACTTTCGGAGGACGAATCCAGCTTCGCCCAGGATGGTTGTGATCTGGCCAGCTAGCTCTTGAGCTTCTTCGACTGTGTCGGCGCCGGACATCAGGTCGTCCACGTAGAACCCTTTGAGGATCCTGTCAGCTGCTACGGGGTGCTTCTCAGCGTTGTCTCGGGCCGCTTGTCGGAGAGACTCGGTCGCTAAGTAGGCTGCGCTTGAAGTGCCGTACGTCACCGTCGTCAGACGGTAGTGCTGCACCGGTTGGTCGGGATCATCGCGCCAGACGATCCGCTGGAAGTTCGTGTCCTGCTTGTCCACCCGTACTTGCCTGTACATCTTCTCGATGTCGCTCACGAAGACCACGGGGTAGGTGCGGAAGCGGCAGTAGACGTCGTACAGGTCCTCGTTGTTGTTTGGACCAATCAGCAACCGGTCGTTCAACGACACGCCAGAACTGGTTCTGCACGAGCCATCGAAGACGACACGCAACTTCGTTGTTGAACTGTCCTCCTTCTGGACTGCGTGGTGAGGCAAATAGAAGCACTCGCTGGGGTGCTTGTCGACCTCGGATTGCGGGATGAGCTCCATGTGTCCCAGTTGCTGGTACTCGGACATGAAGTTGCGTAGGCTTGCTTGAACGGCGGATTCGAGAGGAACTTCCGCTCCATCGCATGCAGCCTTCTGAGTGCCGCACCGAGCGAGTCGCCCAATGCCGGCTTGGAGTCGTCGAAGGGGAGCCGAACCACGAATGTGTTGAAGATGTCAACAGCGCGCTTCTCGTCGGGAGTGAGTACCTTGGCCGCAGGCACTTCTTCGGTTTCCCAAAACTTGCGCAGCGTCTGGTCGATGATGACATCCAGCTGCACCGTGAAGGACACCAGATTTGTTTGCAGCATTGTTTCACCACCGAACTTGCCGGCGACGAGCCAGCCGAGCGATGACTTCTGGGCCACGGGTAGACCGTCCTCGTCTGTAACCTGGCCCGCTTGTAGAATCGGCAGGAACAGCTCGGCGCCTAGGATGACGTCTACCGGTCCCGCTTTGTAGTACTCCGGATCGGCTAGCTGGAGCCCTCGGAGTAGTTCCAATTGCTTGGGCTTGAAGCTTTGGCACGGTGTGGGGGGAGCCAACACTTCAAGCACGTACGCCTGCGTCTTCATCACCACTTCGTCGCTGAAACGGGGTGCAATCTCCAGCAGCGCCATTCCCCGGGTGGTTCCTGCGTGTGTCCCGGAAACTCCGGTTACTGGGAACCGCGCGTTGCTCCGGCTGATCCCGAGTCGCGTCATGCAGGCCTCGCTTATCAGCGACGCGCCAGAGCACGAGTCTATCATCGCTCTAGCAGTGTGGAAGACACCATTCCTACCGCGCAGCTTGACGAGCGCAGTGGGTAGAACGGTGATCTGGACGGCTGGATCACTGGTGACCTCCGCCTTGAAACTCGGAACCGTGGGTTGAGCTTCCATGGCCGGTTGCTGGACCGGCATCGCTGCTATCTGTTGACCCGGAAGCCCTGCGGTAGCTGCCTGTCTGCCGCCGTGTTGACAGAGGAGCGTATGATGACGCTGGTTGCATCCATCAGTCTTGCAGGTGTGCTTCGAGGAACAGGTTTTTGCCGTGTGCGACGTCCTCAGGCAGTTGAAGCAAAGTCTGGACTTCTGCACCAACTCCCGACGGTCGGCGACGCTGGACGCCTTGAACGCTTCGCACAGGAACAGCAAGTGTTCTTTGGAACACTTTGGGCAGGGCTGCGGTGTTGCGACGTAGCTCTGCACCTTCTCAGCTGGCTTGGCCGGCTGCTTTCGTATCTCCTTCTTCGCCCCCGCTCCACTCAAGGTGCACTTTCGTGTGAATGATGAGCAGGTTTCGATGGCGTCGCACCGGTCCTCAAGGAACTTCAGGAAGTCCGTGAGGCTCGGGTTCTCCAACGTGACGAGTTTTTGCGCCCAAAGCGCCTGCGTCTCCTCGTCGATCTTCTCTAGGAGCAGCTGGATCAGCCAGGGGTCCCGTGACTGGTACTGCTCGCCCAAGACGTCAAGCTGTCGAACTACCTCGTCCGAGGTCGTGACCAGCTTCTGGAGGTTGCCAACGGTTGCGTCTGACACGACAGGTTGGTCCAGGAACTCCTTCACCAGTGCGAACACGGTGTACTTCTTCTGGTCGTACTTCCTCAGCAGCTTGTCCCACGCCAGCGGGTAGTTGTCATCCGAGATGCCGAATGAGCTGATTTGGGAGGCTGCGTCACCCTCCAGCAGCGACTTCAAGTACTGCAGCTTCTGCGACGGCCGCAGCGACTTCTTGCTGTGGATGGTGCTGACGAACAGGTCCTTGAACGAAAGCCATTCTTTCCGGACTCCCGCGTACTTCGGGATGTTGATTGGAGGAAGCCGGACGTTGATGAAGGGATCCGGTTGTGCTTGAGCTGGTTGTCCTGCTGGAGGTGGGTTTCCTTGCTGAATCTGGTTCAGCTGGGCTGCGTGGGCCGCTTGGTTGGACAGGAGCGCTCGTTGCGTTTCCAACAGCGCCGCTACCGCAGTTTTCAGGTTGTTCGCCGGCTCAGCGAACGATCGATCGCTGGCGACGGAACCTTCGTCGAGGGCAGCGTAGATCGCCTTCGCTTCATAATACCGATCTTCAAACTCCTTCCGGTAGTCGAAGATCGAGACTAAGTTTTCCAGGGTGGTCGGTGGGGTTCCGTCCTCGAACTGGTCCTGGACGTCGAAGAAACTGTTCCCCAGCGCCTCGAGGCGCACCAGACGCTCCCGGACCTCAGAGAGTGAGGGGTTTTGCGTCTTCACTCGTGTCGCGGTCTCGAGTTCGCGTTTTACTTTCGCAAAAAGAGAATTCCGTTTCGCGGTAATCGATTCCATCGGGAAAAGGCACGGTTCAACTTATTCGGTTCGCGAAGGACCATAAATGTTTGCGGTCGAAACGAAATAAAAAGAAAGTCGCGACGAACTCTAAACTACGTGTTGTTCTTTATTCTGCTTGTTCGAGAATGATGCTTCTAACGGAAGTTTTTGGGGGAAGTGACATTTACTGGGCCTTTTGCTGTGTCAGTGTGTGTGTGATGTTGTGTTGGGAAGTGGACTGTACACGGTTAAGGGATTTAAGTCAAATTCTACACACTGCGTTGGTTCTACCCAAACAGTTCCCTTTTTAAAAAGCAATTTCAAACCTCGATAATGGCTTTaaaccagggatgccagatttgCAGATTTCTCTGCAAATTTGCAGATTTCCGAAATTTGTTGCAGACAACTTTTTTGTTGCAGATTTTTGCAGATATTTTACCGAtgaggtttgcaaaaaaaaaataatccttgTGTGACAATTTCTTTGAATAAGTTGAGTTACCCAACAGTACATAGCATTTACAAATTTAGAATCAATCTTCTTAGACTTACGTCAAGATTGATTACTGTCAAAACATGCAAGTATTCCGAATTTTCCCAACTATTTTTTAATCACTTGGGAACACTTGttggaaaaaatacaaatcagATTGCGCGCTCTACAACATGGCTTTGGTGTACTCTTCtgcaagattcctactcaaatCTTGGTATTCAAAAGGTTGAAGTTGCTAGGCTTCA from Culex quinquefasciatus strain JHB chromosome 3, VPISU_Cqui_1.0_pri_paternal, whole genome shotgun sequence includes:
- the LOC119769267 gene encoding uncharacterized protein LOC119769267, producing MESITAKRNSLFAKVKRELETATRVKTQNPSLSEVRERLVRLEALGNSFFDVQDQFEDGTPPTTLENLVSIFDYRKEFEDRYYEAKAIYAALDEGSVASDRSFAEPANNLKTAVAALLETQRALLSNQAAHAAQLNQIQQGNPPPAGQPAQAQPDPFINVRLPPINIPKYAGVRKEWLSFKDLFVSTIHSKKSLRPSQKLQYLKSLLEGDAASQISSFGISDDNYPLAWDKLLRKYDQKKYTVFALVKEFLDQPVVSDATVGNLQKLVTTSDEVVRQLDVLGEQYQSRDPWLIQLLLEKIDEETQALWAQKLVTLENPSLTDFLKFLEDRCDAIETCSSFTRKCTLSGAGAKKEIRKQPAKPAEKVQSYVATPQPCPKCSKEHLLFLCEAFKASSVADRRELVQKSRLCFNCLRTSHTAKTCSSKHTCKTDGCNQRHHTLLCQHGGRQAATAGLPGQQIAAMPVQQPAMEAQPTVPSFKAEVTSDPAVQITVLPTALVKLRGRNGVFHTARAMIDSCSGASLISEACMTRLGISRSNARFPVTGVSGTHAGTTRGMALLEIAPRFSDEVVMKTQAYVLEVLAPPTPCQSFKPKQLELLRGLQLADPEYYKAGPVDVILGAELFLPILQAGQVTDEDGLPVAQKSSLGWLVAGKFGGETMLQTNLVSFTVQLDVIIDQTLRKFWETEEVPAAKVLTPDEKRAVDIFNTFVVRLPFDDSKPALGDSLASLRNFMSEYQQLGHMELIPQSEVDKHPSECFYLPHHAVQKEDSSTTKLRVVFDGSCRTSSGVSLNDRLLIGPNNNEDLYDVYCRFRTYPVVFVSDIEKMYRQVRVDKQDTNFQRIVWRDDPDQPVQHYRLTTVTYGTSSAAYLATESLRQAARDNAEKHPVAADRILKGFYVDDLMSGADTVEEAQELAGQITTILGEAGFVLRKWSSNAPELLENIADSRQGPVPVEFTNVTASVKVNLDINSPNTKRQLLSDASRLFDPFGWLAPVIVKIKIIFQLLWLYDLLWDDPLPPLPEADWNTIKQTLHLLERIRVPRRIPAFNGKLQLLGFSDASESAYSAVVYGRSADRNGKIHIVLICAKTKVAPIQQIYVPKLELNGSWLLAALMKRVSLALCHLELQHFAFTDSAIVLEWLSAHPRKWKTFVANRTSAILDFLPRSMWHHVSSKDNPADCASRGSRRSSCSTIRCAPAPKAPPLEERQIRTFCLEIGSPRSNFTLERYLLDRFSSLRRCTRTLATIRRYLFNLARPKAERLTGPLTPAELKVAGLQLVRLAQHEAFAKEIACLRKSTEVSNKSKLRPLFPFIDRDGTLRVGGRLQNADIPYDMRHPPILPQQHRLTTLVIQDLHLDNLHAGPTLVISTLNQRFWVMGCQTVVRQQLQKCVRCCRMKARTAQQLMGSLPAVRTTPTRAFVHVGVDYAGPILVKSGNPRKPHVTKGYIAVFVCLCTKAVHLEVAGDLSTKAFFGALKRFIARRGLCTEIWSDNGTNFVGADRQMQEFFETDEFKQQAAHFAANLGIKWTFIPPSAPHMGGLWEAAVKSAKTHLRKVLGNESATYEELYTILTQIEACLNSRPLCAISNSPDSCEALTPGHFIIQQPMNLLPEPSVSDVPRNRLDNWQLVQQKVEEIWTSWRNEYVTSLQPRSKWQSEIDNLQVNRLVLVKNENTPPAQWELARVVATHPDRNGIVRTVTLRRGTTEYQRPIQKLVPLPTD